The following are from one region of the Streptomyces tuirus genome:
- a CDS encoding DUF1707 SHOCT-like domain-containing protein, which produces MAAEIARAGGSPEVRASHADRDRVVDVLRVAAGDGRLTLEELEERLETALSARTLGELAVLTADLPAVAGQASGEAEDVVRIRQEGASSRRGDGWVVPRRLEVRSAWGEVTLDFTDAVITHDTLDVDLDLRAGALKLLTRPGVVVDTGGLVLHYSEIKARRPANAAPVLLRIRITGEIHYGQVVVRPPRRGFGRKGATA; this is translated from the coding sequence ATGGCGGCTGAGATCGCGCGGGCCGGTGGATCGCCCGAGGTGAGGGCCTCGCACGCGGACCGGGACCGGGTCGTGGACGTGCTGCGCGTCGCCGCGGGGGACGGACGGCTCACCCTGGAGGAGCTCGAGGAGCGGCTGGAGACGGCGCTGTCCGCCCGCACGCTGGGCGAGCTCGCCGTGCTGACGGCGGATCTGCCCGCGGTGGCCGGCCAGGCGTCCGGTGAGGCCGAGGACGTCGTCCGGATCCGGCAGGAGGGGGCCTCGAGCCGCCGGGGTGACGGCTGGGTGGTGCCGCGGCGGCTGGAGGTCCGTTCGGCGTGGGGCGAGGTGACTCTCGACTTCACCGACGCGGTGATCACTCACGACACCCTGGACGTCGACCTGGATCTGCGGGCGGGCGCTCTGAAGCTGCTGACCCGGCCGGGTGTCGTGGTCGACACCGGCGGCCTGGTGCTGCACTACTCCGAGATCAAGGCCCGCCGGCCGGCCAATGCGGCCCCCGTCCTGCTGCGGATACGGATCACGGGCGAGATCCACTACGGGCAGGTCGTGGTGCGCCCGCCGCGAAGGGGCTTCGGCAGGAAGGGCGCGACGGCCTGA
- a CDS encoding DUF5999 family protein — MCQHQTQCPSADSADRESARLVAHHPEQGWSLLCNGVVLFEDTGELLPDGRAIAPHRPLAGQVMTAA; from the coding sequence ATGTGCCAGCACCAGACCCAGTGCCCGTCAGCCGACTCCGCCGACCGGGAATCCGCCCGCCTCGTGGCGCACCACCCGGAACAGGGGTGGAGCCTGCTGTGCAACGGCGTGGTGCTCTTCGAGGACACCGGCGAGCTGCTGCCGGACGGCCGGGCCATCGCCCCGCACCGCCCGCTGGCCGGCCAGGTGATGACGGCCGCCTGA
- a CDS encoding glutamate-cysteine ligase family protein — translation MGEKVAAGRFDLSDRQRYRDKLRQCLTGLERLLAEQRFDRPKNLMGLEIELNLAGADGMPKMLNGQVLERIASRDFQTELAMFNLEVNIPPHRLGGRVFDRLTEELRTSLAYADRKAGEVDAGIVMIGILPTLGRDDLVSSNLSDVDRYTLLNDQIVAARGEEFTLDIDGVEHLSCTSKSIAPEAACTSVQLHLQVTPARFADVWNAAQAVTAAQIAVGANSPFLFGRELWRESRPPLFQQSTDTRPPELQAQGVRPRTWFGERWITSAYDLFEENLRYYPALLPICDDEDPLKVLDQGGTPSLAELVLHNGTIYRWNRPVYGIADGVPHLRVENRVLPAGPTVIDVVANAAFFYGVVRALAEESRPVWNRLPFEAAAANFDAACKDGIDARFTWPRRGRYSGMAEVDAVNLIRDELLPLAEAGLDAWGVEPADRDLYLGVIEERCRRRVNGASWQAATFHTALDAGHSRDDALAATTRRYRELMHKGDPVHTWPVGLGEPVSPG, via the coding sequence ATGGGGGAGAAGGTCGCGGCAGGCCGGTTCGACCTGTCCGATCGCCAGCGCTACCGCGACAAGCTGCGTCAGTGTCTGACGGGCCTGGAGCGACTCCTGGCGGAGCAGCGGTTCGATCGCCCCAAGAACCTGATGGGGCTGGAGATCGAATTGAATCTCGCGGGTGCCGACGGCATGCCGAAAATGTTGAACGGGCAAGTCCTCGAACGCATCGCGAGTCGCGACTTCCAAACAGAGCTCGCCATGTTCAACCTGGAAGTGAACATCCCCCCACACCGCTTGGGGGGCCGGGTTTTCGACCGGCTCACGGAGGAACTCCGTACGTCACTGGCATATGCCGACCGAAAAGCCGGCGAGGTCGACGCGGGAATTGTGATGATCGGTATTCTGCCGACTCTCGGCCGTGACGACCTGGTGTCGTCGAACCTCTCCGACGTCGACCGGTACACCCTCCTCAACGACCAGATCGTGGCCGCCCGCGGCGAGGAGTTCACCCTCGACATCGACGGCGTGGAGCACCTGAGCTGCACCTCGAAGTCCATCGCGCCGGAGGCCGCCTGCACCTCGGTGCAACTGCACCTCCAGGTCACCCCGGCCCGCTTCGCCGACGTGTGGAACGCGGCCCAGGCGGTCACCGCCGCGCAGATCGCCGTCGGCGCCAACTCGCCCTTCCTCTTCGGCCGCGAGCTGTGGCGCGAGTCGCGGCCCCCGCTGTTCCAGCAGTCCACCGACACCCGCCCGCCCGAGCTCCAGGCCCAGGGCGTCCGGCCGCGCACCTGGTTCGGGGAGCGCTGGATCACCTCGGCGTACGACCTCTTCGAGGAGAACCTGCGCTACTACCCGGCCCTGCTGCCGATCTGCGACGACGAGGATCCGCTGAAGGTGCTCGACCAGGGCGGCACACCGTCGCTCGCCGAACTGGTCCTGCACAACGGCACGATCTACCGCTGGAACCGCCCGGTCTACGGCATCGCCGACGGTGTCCCGCACCTGCGCGTGGAGAACCGCGTCCTGCCGGCCGGACCCACGGTCATCGACGTCGTCGCGAACGCGGCCTTCTTCTACGGGGTGGTCAGGGCCCTCGCCGAGGAGTCGCGGCCGGTGTGGAACCGGCTGCCGTTCGAGGCGGCCGCCGCCAACTTCGATGCCGCGTGCAAGGACGGCATCGACGCCCGCTTCACCTGGCCCCGGCGCGGCCGGTACAGCGGCATGGCCGAGGTCGACGCGGTGAACCTGATCCGCGACGAGCTGCTGCCGCTCGCCGAGGCCGGGCTGGACGCCTGGGGAGTCGAGCCGGCCGACCGGGATCTGTATCTGGGCGTGATCGAGGAGCGGTGCCGGCGTCGGGTGAACGGGGCGAGCTGGCAGGCCGCCACGTTCCACACGGCACTGGACGCCGGCCACTCCCGGGACGACGCGCTGGCCGCCACGACCCGGCGCTACCGCGAGCTGATGCACAAGGGCGACCCGGTGCACACCTGGCCGGTCGGGCTGGGGGAGCCGGTGTCGCCGGGCTGA
- a CDS encoding TOBE domain-containing protein has protein sequence MQSYTIGQAARLLGVSPDTARRWADAGRITTHRDEAGRRLVDGRDLAAFSVELARPGAAEEDTPYTSARNAFPGIVTAIKLGDVAAQVEIQAGPHRLVSLLTREAVEELGLEVGMEATARVKSTNVHIDRV, from the coding sequence ATGCAGTCCTACACGATCGGCCAGGCAGCACGGCTGCTCGGCGTGAGCCCGGACACCGCCCGCCGCTGGGCGGACGCGGGCCGCATCACGACCCACCGCGACGAGGCCGGGCGACGGCTCGTCGACGGGCGTGACCTGGCCGCGTTCTCGGTCGAACTGGCCAGGCCCGGCGCCGCCGAGGAGGACACCCCGTACACCTCGGCCCGCAACGCCTTCCCCGGCATCGTGACCGCGATCAAACTCGGCGACGTCGCCGCCCAGGTGGAGATCCAGGCCGGCCCGCACCGGCTCGTCTCCCTGCTCACCCGCGAGGCGGTGGAGGAACTGGGCCTGGAGGTCGGCATGGAGGCGACGGCCCGCGTGAAGTCGACGAACGTCCATATCGACCGCGTCTGA
- a CDS encoding APC family permease — protein sequence MATTEHPAPGRPQSTPRDRLRAWLLEGLSDMGKRGGHTGPHARPEPPHRGQRWWRVMCLTGVDYFSTLGYQPGIAALAAGLLSPIATIVLVVVTLAGALPVYRRVAEESPHGEGSIAMLERLLSFWKGKLFVLTLLGFAATDFLITITLSAADASTHLVENPHLTDALHNKQMLITLVLVALLGAVFLKGFLEAIGVAVALVSAYLALNAVVVVAGLYHVITAGHVITDWSSALTTEHSNVFAMIGVALLVFPKLALGLSGFETGVAVMPHVQGDPDDTEARPTGRIRDTKKLLTTAALIMSVFLITTSFITTLLIPEKDFEAGGQANGRALAYLAHEYLGNTFGTVYDVSTIAILWFAGASAMAGLLNLMPRYLPRYGMAPHWARAVRPMVIVFTLIAFLVTWIFDADVDAQGGAYATGVLVLISSAAIAVTIAARKARQRNWTIAFAVISAVFLYTTVLNVIERPDGVKIGACFIAGIILVSLLSRLARAFELRVTSVTLDDMAERFVRDMANRRIRFIANEPDQRDVAEYRDKIEQIRHDNDLSGREDFVFAEVTVTDPSEFETSLTVRGEVLHGRYRVLTLESSSIPNALAALLLHVRDETGRIPHIYFEWTEGSPFANFLRFFLFGQGEVAPVTREVLREAEPDRRRRPRVHVG from the coding sequence ATGGCCACCACCGAGCACCCGGCACCGGGCCGTCCGCAGTCCACCCCACGCGACCGTCTGCGCGCCTGGCTGCTGGAAGGCCTGTCCGACATGGGCAAGCGTGGTGGCCACACCGGGCCCCACGCCCGGCCGGAGCCCCCGCACCGGGGGCAGCGCTGGTGGCGGGTGATGTGCCTGACCGGCGTCGACTACTTCTCGACCCTCGGCTATCAGCCGGGCATCGCGGCCCTCGCCGCCGGACTGCTGTCACCGATCGCGACCATCGTCCTGGTCGTCGTCACCCTGGCCGGCGCCCTGCCGGTCTACCGCCGCGTGGCCGAGGAGAGCCCCCACGGGGAGGGCTCGATCGCGATGCTGGAACGGCTGCTCTCCTTCTGGAAGGGCAAGCTGTTCGTGCTGACCCTGCTCGGGTTCGCCGCCACCGACTTCCTCATCACCATCACGCTGTCGGCGGCCGACGCCTCCACCCACCTCGTGGAGAACCCCCATCTGACCGATGCCCTGCACAACAAGCAGATGCTGATCACCCTGGTCCTGGTGGCCCTGCTCGGGGCGGTGTTCCTCAAGGGCTTCCTGGAGGCGATCGGCGTCGCGGTCGCCCTCGTCAGCGCCTACCTCGCGCTGAACGCCGTCGTGGTGGTCGCCGGCCTCTATCACGTCATCACCGCCGGTCATGTGATCACCGACTGGTCGAGCGCCCTCACCACCGAGCACAGCAATGTCTTCGCCATGATCGGCGTCGCCCTGCTCGTCTTCCCGAAACTGGCGCTCGGGCTCTCCGGGTTCGAGACAGGCGTCGCGGTGATGCCGCACGTCCAAGGCGATCCGGACGACACGGAGGCACGGCCGACCGGCCGCATCCGCGACACGAAGAAGCTGCTCACCACGGCCGCGCTGATCATGAGCGTCTTCCTGATCACGACCAGCTTCATCACCACCCTGCTCATCCCCGAGAAGGACTTCGAGGCGGGCGGCCAGGCCAACGGCCGTGCGCTCGCGTACCTGGCGCACGAATACCTCGGCAACACCTTCGGCACGGTCTACGACGTCTCGACGATCGCCATCCTCTGGTTCGCCGGCGCGTCCGCGATGGCCGGCCTGCTCAATCTGATGCCGCGCTACCTGCCCCGCTACGGCATGGCCCCGCACTGGGCCCGTGCCGTGCGGCCCATGGTCATCGTCTTCACCTTGATCGCCTTCCTGGTCACCTGGATCTTCGACGCCGACGTCGACGCCCAGGGCGGCGCCTACGCCACCGGCGTGCTGGTCCTCATCAGCTCCGCCGCGATCGCGGTGACCATCGCCGCCCGCAAGGCCCGGCAGCGGAACTGGACCATCGCCTTCGCGGTGATCTCCGCGGTGTTCCTCTACACGACCGTCCTCAACGTCATCGAGCGCCCGGACGGCGTGAAGATCGGCGCCTGCTTCATCGCCGGCATCATCCTGGTCTCCCTGCTGTCCCGACTGGCCCGGGCCTTCGAGCTGCGCGTGACCAGCGTGACGCTGGACGACATGGCGGAGCGCTTCGTCCGGGACATGGCCAACCGCCGGATCCGGTTCATCGCCAACGAGCCCGACCAGCGCGACGTCGCCGAGTACCGCGACAAGATCGAGCAGATCCGGCACGACAACGACCTGTCCGGCCGGGAGGACTTCGTCTTCGCCGAGGTGACGGTCACCGACCCCTCCGAGTTCGAGACGAGCCTGACCGTGCGCGGTGAGGTGCTGCACGGCCGCTACCGCGTCCTGACGCTGGAATCGTCCTCGATCCCCAACGCCCTGGCCGCGCTGCTGCTGCACGTCCGCGACGAGACGGGCCGCATCCCGCACATCTACTTCGAGTGGACCGAGGGCAGCCCCTTCGCCAACTTCCTGCGCTTCTTCCTGTTCGGGCAGGGTGAGGTCGCCCCGGTGACCCGCGAGGTCCTGCGTGAGGCGGAGCCGGACCGCCGGCGGCGGCCGAGGGTGCACGTGGGCTGA
- a CDS encoding carbohydrate ABC transporter permease — protein MTSTFLPDKRTGPGAGSPPPAADRPTGRARRRTLHWLTAAGFQLPALVLFLGLVLLPMLFALYAAFFRWGGFGMPSDYIGGENFTRLFQDDVFLGDLWRCLVLVVLSLAIQLPFALAMAVLLNQRMRGRAVYRMLFFAPYVLSEAITGILFGMIFAPDDGFADQVLGKIGLEGLGGQWFADPSTVMATVFLVMTWKYFGFHMMLYLAGLQAVPRELTEAALIDGASAWQRFRNVTLPLLAPTLRISVFLAVIGSIQLFDLVWVTTAGGPDHHSETMAVTMFQYGFKRYQVGYASAISVVMFGISLVFALAYQRFVLRRDLEGATTTMRGDGK, from the coding sequence ATGACCTCCACGTTCCTGCCGGACAAACGGACCGGCCCCGGCGCCGGTTCCCCGCCCCCGGCCGCGGACCGGCCCACCGGGCGGGCCCGGCGCCGCACGCTGCACTGGCTCACCGCGGCCGGCTTCCAACTCCCCGCCCTGGTGCTGTTCCTGGGGCTCGTGCTGCTGCCGATGCTGTTCGCCCTGTACGCCGCTTTCTTCCGCTGGGGCGGCTTCGGCATGCCCTCCGACTACATCGGCGGCGAGAACTTCACCCGGCTCTTCCAGGACGACGTCTTCCTCGGCGACCTGTGGCGCTGCCTGGTCCTGGTGGTGCTGTCGCTCGCGATCCAGCTGCCGTTCGCGCTCGCCATGGCGGTCCTGCTCAACCAGCGGATGCGCGGCCGGGCGGTCTACCGGATGCTGTTCTTCGCCCCGTACGTCCTGTCCGAGGCCATCACCGGAATCCTCTTCGGCATGATCTTCGCCCCGGACGACGGCTTCGCCGACCAGGTCCTCGGCAAGATCGGGCTGGAGGGGCTGGGCGGGCAGTGGTTCGCGGATCCGTCCACCGTCATGGCGACCGTGTTCCTGGTCATGACCTGGAAGTACTTCGGCTTCCACATGATGCTGTACCTGGCCGGACTCCAGGCCGTCCCACGGGAACTGACCGAGGCGGCGCTCATCGACGGGGCGAGTGCCTGGCAGCGGTTCCGCAACGTCACGCTGCCGCTGCTCGCACCCACCCTGCGCATCAGCGTGTTCCTGGCGGTCATCGGGTCGATCCAGCTCTTCGACCTGGTGTGGGTGACCACCGCGGGCGGCCCCGACCACCACTCCGAGACCATGGCCGTGACCATGTTCCAGTACGGCTTCAAGCGCTACCAGGTCGGCTACGCCAGCGCGATCAGCGTGGTCATGTTCGGCATCAGTCTCGTCTTCGCCCTCGCCTACCAGCGGTTCGTCCTCCGGCGCGACCTGGAGGGGGCCACCACGACCATGCGGGGTGACGGAAAATGA
- a CDS encoding TOBE domain-containing protein, with amino-acid sequence MSLSIRNQLPGTVTAVTPGEAMATVRVRLTGGQDLTAAITREAAQDLRLAPGTPVLALMKSTEVSLATAPIEGLSIRNQFPGRITGLTAGEAMASVRVTVEGGELTAAITRDAAEELALMPGTPVVALIKATEVSLTTA; translated from the coding sequence ATGAGCCTGAGCATCCGCAACCAGCTCCCCGGCACCGTCACCGCCGTCACCCCGGGCGAGGCCATGGCGACGGTCAGGGTCCGCCTCACCGGGGGCCAGGACCTCACCGCGGCGATCACCCGGGAAGCCGCGCAGGACCTCCGTCTCGCCCCGGGCACCCCCGTGCTTGCCCTGATGAAGTCGACGGAGGTCTCCCTGGCGACCGCGCCCATCGAGGGCCTGTCGATCCGCAACCAGTTCCCCGGCAGGATCACCGGCCTCACCGCCGGCGAGGCGATGGCGTCCGTCCGCGTCACGGTGGAGGGCGGTGAACTGACCGCCGCGATCACCCGGGACGCCGCGGAGGAGCTGGCCCTCATGCCCGGGACCCCCGTCGTCGCGCTGATCAAGGCGACCGAGGTATCACTCACCACCGCGTGA
- a CDS encoding extracellular solute-binding protein — translation MGDPALSRRGFLAASAAAGLGTTALTACGGDSDGGSSGTTTIEWWNISTTQPAKDVWAALARKYEARNPKVKIKIVQMENDAYKSKMTALTASGKLPDIFHTWGGGVLKQQVDAGLVENLTDRTKPWGDALLPVAKEPYLIDDQAYGIPFDIGMIGFWYNKALFEKAGIAEPPTTWSGFLDAVRKLKAAEVTPLALAGKEKWPGMYYWAYLAMRTAGAEALQTAYDDKDFTGAPFVEAGDHLKELVGLRPFQKGYLGAAYSTPTGQAATVGNGKAAMELMGQWAPTVQADAGKGLGKDLGFFPFPAVEGGKGAITEVFGGGGGHALRRGAPQEAVDFLKFFASEATDLELVKKTGVLPVVPAAESAIADPNIKAVQAQLKAATGFQLYLDQAYAPAVGQEVNDSVAALIAGSKSPGQVAQSITKTAKEEQ, via the coding sequence ATGGGCGACCCGGCACTGTCCCGCCGCGGCTTCCTGGCGGCCTCCGCCGCGGCCGGTCTGGGGACGACGGCACTGACCGCATGCGGCGGGGACTCGGACGGAGGGTCGTCGGGGACGACCACGATCGAATGGTGGAACATCTCCACCACCCAGCCGGCCAAGGACGTCTGGGCCGCTCTCGCCCGGAAGTACGAGGCGCGCAACCCCAAGGTCAAGATAAAGATCGTCCAGATGGAGAACGACGCCTACAAGTCGAAGATGACGGCGTTGACCGCCTCCGGGAAGCTGCCCGACATCTTCCACACCTGGGGTGGCGGCGTGCTGAAGCAGCAGGTCGACGCCGGGCTCGTCGAGAACCTCACGGACCGGACCAAGCCGTGGGGCGACGCCCTCCTGCCGGTCGCCAAAGAGCCGTACCTGATCGACGACCAGGCCTACGGCATCCCGTTCGACATCGGCATGATCGGCTTCTGGTACAACAAGGCCCTCTTCGAGAAGGCCGGCATCGCCGAGCCCCCCACCACCTGGAGCGGGTTCCTCGACGCCGTACGCAAGCTGAAGGCCGCCGAGGTCACGCCGCTGGCCCTGGCCGGCAAGGAGAAGTGGCCCGGCATGTACTACTGGGCCTACCTCGCGATGCGCACCGCCGGCGCCGAAGCGCTCCAGACGGCGTACGACGACAAGGACTTCACCGGCGCCCCCTTCGTCGAGGCGGGCGACCACCTGAAGGAGCTCGTCGGCCTCCGGCCGTTCCAGAAGGGCTACCTCGGCGCGGCCTACTCCACGCCCACCGGCCAGGCCGCCACCGTCGGCAACGGCAAGGCGGCGATGGAGCTCATGGGCCAGTGGGCGCCCACGGTCCAGGCCGACGCGGGCAAGGGCCTCGGCAAGGACCTCGGCTTCTTCCCGTTCCCCGCGGTCGAGGGCGGCAAGGGCGCCATCACCGAGGTCTTCGGCGGAGGCGGCGGGCACGCACTGCGCCGGGGCGCCCCGCAGGAGGCCGTCGACTTCCTCAAGTTCTTCGCGTCCGAGGCCACCGACCTGGAGCTGGTCAAGAAGACCGGTGTGCTGCCCGTCGTCCCGGCGGCCGAGAGCGCCATCGCCGACCCCAACATCAAGGCCGTACAGGCGCAGCTGAAGGCGGCCACCGGCTTCCAGCTCTACCTCGACCAGGCGTACGCGCCCGCCGTCGGCCAGGAGGTCAACGACAGCGTGGCCGCGCTCATCGCCGGCTCCAAGTCGCCCGGGCAGGTCGCCCAGTCGATCACGAAGACCGCGAAGGAAGAGCAGTAG
- a CDS encoding endo-1,4-beta-xylanase, whose protein sequence is MRTTRLRLAGAVAALLVAAGIGAGTPAQAGHQQPTLADLAQRHGRYFGSATDNPELMDGPYTALLGSEFDQITPGNGMKWYATEPQQGVFDFSQGDEIVNLARANRQKVRGHTLVWHSQLPEWLTSREWTAPELRAVLKKHIQTEVRHYRGKVFAWDVVNEAFNEDGTYRESVFYKTLGPGYIADALRWAHQADPRVKLYLNDYNIEGIGPKSDAYHRLAKELKAAGVPLHGIGLQAHLALQYGYPDTLEDNLRRFSRLGLDTALTEVDIRMQLPATEEKLAQQAQWYADVTEACLAVRRCVGVTLWDYTDKYSWIPAFFPGEGAALPWDEELRRKPAYFALREALGGR, encoded by the coding sequence ATGCGCACCACCCGTCTCAGACTCGCCGGCGCCGTCGCCGCGCTCCTGGTCGCCGCCGGTATCGGCGCCGGCACACCCGCCCAGGCGGGGCACCAGCAGCCCACCCTCGCCGACCTCGCCCAGCGGCACGGCCGCTACTTCGGCAGCGCCACCGACAACCCCGAGCTCATGGACGGGCCGTACACGGCCCTGCTCGGCAGCGAGTTCGACCAGATCACGCCCGGCAACGGCATGAAGTGGTACGCGACCGAGCCCCAGCAGGGCGTGTTCGACTTCTCTCAGGGCGACGAGATCGTGAACCTCGCCCGGGCCAACCGGCAGAAGGTACGCGGCCACACCCTGGTCTGGCACAGCCAGCTGCCGGAGTGGCTCACGAGCAGGGAGTGGACGGCCCCGGAGCTGAGGGCCGTGCTGAAGAAGCACATCCAGACGGAGGTACGGCACTACCGGGGCAAGGTGTTCGCCTGGGACGTCGTCAACGAGGCGTTCAACGAGGACGGCACGTACCGGGAGTCGGTCTTCTACAAGACGCTCGGGCCCGGCTACATCGCCGACGCCCTGCGCTGGGCGCACCAGGCGGATCCGCGCGTCAAGCTCTACCTCAACGACTACAACATCGAGGGGATCGGCCCGAAGAGCGATGCCTACCACCGCCTGGCCAAGGAGCTGAAGGCCGCGGGCGTCCCGCTGCACGGCATCGGCCTCCAGGCCCATCTGGCCCTGCAGTACGGCTATCCGGACACCCTGGAGGACAACCTCCGCCGCTTCTCCCGGCTCGGCCTCGACACCGCGCTCACCGAGGTCGACATCCGGATGCAGCTGCCCGCGACGGAGGAGAAGCTGGCACAGCAGGCCCAGTGGTACGCCGACGTGACCGAGGCGTGCCTGGCGGTACGGCGGTGCGTCGGTGTCACGCTGTGGGACTACACCGACAAGTACTCGTGGATCCCGGCGTTCTTCCCGGGCGAGGGCGCCGCCCTGCCGTGGGACGAGGAACTGCGGCGCAAGCCGGCGTACTTCGCACTGCGCGAGGCGCTCGGGGGCAGGTAG
- a CDS encoding carbohydrate ABC transporter permease — translation MTANQKTRARLNTWSLHLVLVVVGAVMAVPLLYAVLSGFKSTDELSRNPIGLPESWVASNYTQILGSGDFWRLIGNSTLIAIGTTVLIVAVSALSAFSFARFAFRGREALFTLFTMGLMFPFAVAALPLFLLLRSLDLLDNPLGVILPQAAFGLPMTIIILRGFFRQIPGELEEAATLDGCSSFGFFWRVLLPMARPALGTVSVLAVVTSWNNFFLPLLVFTDAQWWTLPIGVQQFQGQYSADYAKVFAYLVLAMVPALAFYSVAERQLVGGLTAGATKG, via the coding sequence ATGACAGCCAACCAGAAGACCCGTGCGCGGCTGAACACCTGGAGCCTGCACCTCGTCCTGGTTGTCGTCGGCGCGGTCATGGCCGTCCCCCTGCTCTACGCCGTGCTCTCCGGTTTCAAGTCCACCGACGAGCTCTCCCGCAACCCGATCGGTCTGCCCGAGTCGTGGGTGGCCTCCAACTACACCCAGATCCTCGGTTCGGGCGACTTCTGGCGGCTGATCGGCAACAGCACGCTGATCGCGATCGGAACGACCGTCCTGATCGTCGCCGTCTCCGCCCTGTCCGCCTTCTCCTTCGCACGGTTCGCCTTCCGGGGCCGGGAAGCGCTGTTCACGCTGTTCACCATGGGGCTGATGTTCCCGTTCGCGGTGGCCGCCCTGCCGCTGTTCCTGCTGCTGCGCTCCCTGGACCTGCTGGACAACCCCCTCGGCGTGATCCTCCCGCAGGCCGCCTTCGGACTGCCGATGACGATCATCATCCTGCGGGGCTTCTTCCGGCAGATCCCCGGCGAGCTGGAGGAGGCGGCCACGCTCGACGGGTGCAGCTCCTTCGGCTTCTTCTGGCGGGTGCTGCTGCCCATGGCCCGCCCCGCGCTCGGCACCGTCTCCGTGCTGGCCGTCGTCACCAGCTGGAACAACTTCTTCCTGCCGCTGCTGGTGTTCACCGACGCCCAGTGGTGGACGCTGCCGATCGGCGTCCAGCAGTTCCAGGGGCAGTACTCCGCGGACTACGCCAAGGTCTTCGCCTATCTGGTGCTGGCCATGGTCCCCGCCCTCGCCTTCTACTCGGTCGCCGAGCGTCAGCTCGTCGGCGGCCTCACCGCCGGCGCCACCAAGGGCTGA